A stretch of DNA from Triticum dicoccoides isolate Atlit2015 ecotype Zavitan chromosome 2A, WEW_v2.0, whole genome shotgun sequence:
CTGGGCGGCCCGAAGTTCGGCGCGGGCGGCACGGCGGTGGAGGAGGCCGCCCCGGGGAACGGGCTGGGTGGCGCGAAGTACGGCACGCTTGTCACCGCTGGCGGCACGGCGGTGGAGGAGGCGACCCCGGGGAAGGGCCTGGGCGGCCCGTAGTAGGGCACGCTCGCCGTCGCCGGCGGCTccgcggcggtggaggaggcgacCCCGGGGAACACGGCGACGGCCGGCTCCGTGAGCGGGTTggacggcggcgcgttggtggTGGTGCCCGCGACCGGGAgcgggccgccgccgccgtcgatgctCGGCTGCTGCTGCTGGCAGCGCGGCCACCGGCAGGCTGGCTCAGCCTTCTGGCCTCCCCAGAGCGTCCGGTGGGCGAGGCCGAAGCCGAGGACGAGGCCGGCGAGCAGCACCGCCGTGACGAGGCAGAGGAAG
This window harbors:
- the LOC119352074 gene encoding uncharacterized protein Os04g0629400-like gives rise to the protein MCCYVGKATKIFLCLVTAVLLAGLVLGFGLAHRTLWGGQKAEPACRWPRCQQQQPSIDGGGGPLPVAGTTTNAPPSNPLTEPAVAVFPGVASSTAAEPPATASVPYYGPPRPFPGVASSTAVPPAVTSVPYFAPPSPFPGAASSTAVPPAPNFGPPSPFPGVASSAAVPPAPHFGPPSPFTVGLGPSSHP